The genomic segment cagtaaataaataaagaagaagGCTAAGTTGAGAGTGGTGAAAGCGGCATGAAGGATGTTGGCAGCAGCCTTTTGAGGACCTTACATACAGTGGCGTGTCTAGAACATTTTTGTTGGGGGTGCCCggtaggggcacagatttggagaagggtggcagataatgttaaaaaaaaattctaccaaCCGTTAACCATAATTTAGAGCTGGgcaatataagattttttcatatcacgatatgtttttttcatttcaggcgataacgatatatatcacgatataagccaaataactatatttgtaagatttaaatgtgccgttgctcacaagtaaaatgtgaaataatcagcagcttgttttgaattaaatatttatttcccataataagttcaacagggtagatgtacttaaggaacatgagactttttcagataaataggcaaatattgcaaactacacaaaaggcagccgctaaagcgtttaagtttcaaaatagaacaaacaaaacagactaaattgtcaattctacttagaaacaaaatattaattctaaaaataaatcttagttcgttttacagaagaacagacaaaattgactaacttttgtcaatatcaaataaactgagaactaaaaggaaattctcaatctctccttgttgtatagcttagcttttcaaacagttttaacagtgactttagtctgacaaaagccgaatgacgaattagcgctttcagtcagagattgagcatgcaccggtttattgtatttccagacttgctttcggcacaatttacagtgcgcgctactctgttttttgtcagacttgaaatagccgaaataccttcacactacggaacttttatggcccttccgttcgacaatctctccggcattggaaccatcatctgttttctcttcggtaaccttcgctcacgctctcggttgatttttctctagtcggcacacttatttcctccattacccgggcggcacggcggctagctgcttcccaaacaaatacacatgtgcggcttggcacttgtgctgtacgtaacaagtcacgtgacgtgacgctgcggctgtgattggttcggctctgcgctacttaatttggattggctgatttctttttttttttaagagagcaagagagagttatcgttctatcgcccagctctaccatAATTCAATAACCCTATAAACCTAATAACCGAATGCGCTTTTAACTCTTATTAAAATGAGATTTTAACCACTACggtgcaaagtttttagatacTGCGTTGATAAAGTACAAGAGATACAATCAGTACTTTGTCGGTGTTTATTCAGcattcaaggacagcaatatttgcatagtatttttactgacatatagtgcacatatgttttgggcaaaaacatttttgaatattaaaatacgaAAATCTTTAACATACAATtggcaaattagccaatgccaatgcaaaactttatctgcctattaaaaaaagaagataatcttcttacaaactggtgtttgattttgaaacaggaaaaagtggggaaacaaatgaaaagactaacatttgaatgaaacctgaaagcaagtaaatactttctatgctgctttatggtaaactttggtaatattgatgtataaagaacaacactggctgatgatgaaatacagtcagctggcatggtgacactgccagtattagcctgcagggctggactgggacaaaaaaatcaggcattttgactagagaccggccccccaggtattaaagccataaagcctttgaatgaaaacaaacgctgttgtgacagtgttatgtatgatttgtatacattttacgtcagataaaaactttgttcgcaagattcagataattatttaataaaagctagatattttaaatgagaataagaaagaaaagtatttctttgtccccccctctccctgttaatgccctacctggccccctggcaacactttgctagactcgcccctgcacagttaccagctgtcagctacttagtaaaggatcctggtgttatttgtctctcagaaacagttcataacttcaactcattcatgtcacctaaaaggtaaacctgtttctccatcacctgttcagctctgatgattcagtaaggacatctcctggtttcatcttcatgtttccctctcaccacatatccaaaccgacatcatgaccagcagcttttacagctgtggctccagcaaacatcagctgatactagaaattaatattaaataaattctaacaacagctgatcaagcttaaacgtgctgctgttatttacatccgctggtttcctctttctggcgcaaagtgggcgataaacaaacaagagagaaaagccgatcagctgatcattgatcagtttcatgattgaagtagcaacaggagagggaggggagagaatgagaggagaagaggcagctgtgcagcgtaacgacagaataactccagctttgtgtctttttttcattatagctaaagtccgggacaaactgcgtctcttctcagctcaacacgaaacatgtaatattttctctgaatgagggtctattccattttttaaggagCCGTTGGAAACTCCactaattaaccttatgaataaaataaagttcactatcagtaacatcatagcacccacccagctgtataaaaactccgtcatgctagctagtacgcagtacgagttattgtaactgactgtaaaaagtcagcacaacaaaaataaactccacctaaacttggtttatatctgacccagatagactgcaggtcataacttcttacctgaagttcagttcacctgacactcggaccggcggccgcctcgggtctctcctcctcctgcctcccctttctctcatccacctgctggcctctgtggaagctccgccacagccaccaccaaacaactgagttatttttacacatcggcctgcatctggccaatccaccacctctcattgttCATGCCGCTACAAAAAaaccggtatgcccgatggccagtccagctatgttaaCCTGTTAATCTTTCAGCGAAAAATTGTTTTCTGCGGTGCTTTCTTTCGTGCTTGGCTCTCCTTCCTTTGCTaacatgatgctcatagtgcagacgccgatgctgcattcacttacactcggatatctgagcttcactgtgaaaacataatcgtacatttgatatttcattgaattttattgttttagcttcGGGGTGGCACCTAGGGTGGCCAGTCTGGTTGGGGCGGGGGAGGGAGGCTGGACACGTCACTGCTTACATATACAGCAGCGTCCTGTATTTTAAAGACACTCCTCACCCAGTAGATACACCTGTCCCCTCCCATCAGGTAGGAGGCTgtaaagcaggggtgggcaatctcagtccacgagggccggtgtccctgcaggttttagatctcaccttgggtcaacacacctgaatcacatgattagttcgttaccaggcctctggagaacttcaggacatgttgaggagctaatttagccatttaaatcagctgtgttggttcgaggacacatctaaaacctgcagggacacgggccctcgtggactgagattgctcACCCCTGCTGTAAAGAATCAGGTGCAAAACTCTGATTTTTAGAGgctttagaggaaatgtttacCCAGCTTCTGGAATACTGCCAGGGCGTAGTTAATGCTAAAGACTCATACAGGAGGCATTTACAACCTGTTCCCAACATTTCCCAACATGGAATGTTTGGCACAAGCTGTGAGCCAACCTCTGTAATGAACTGTTTGGTAAATTCTTGAGCTAAAATGCCTAGTGACTGTAAGTCTAGCCAACACATCCCCAGAGACAGGGCTAGAGCCCCCAGTTAGCTCTGGCCCTCTGGAGAATCTAAAGCAAGAACAGCCACAGTCCCTGTCCCAAGTTAAGCTCGTTGGGTTCTCTGCTAAGCCACCCCAAGCCAGAGGTGCGTCTCCTTGGCCTTCGCCATTGTAGGCTGCCATCGAAGCCACTTGAGGGTCTCCCTCACCATCATCAGCCGCTGGCCTCCACAGTTACTCCATCTCTGTTGATGCCCACTCAGCGAACCTCCAGAGTTTCTCCATCTCAGCTATTGACCTCCTGGCAGACCCCGTGAACTATGTTGCCAGCAGTCCCTGCCTCTGAATCAAGCCAGTGTTCAAGCTGACTCCCTGATCTGCGCTGCCTTCTCTGTTTAGCTCCATGCACCAGGCCCCTGGACtatatttgttgttttatttgagcTCAGAGACTCTTTTTGTTCTGATTTTATTCCCAATGCACCCCCAAACCATCAGAGATGCAACCCTTTGAACTGAGCACTGATAACAAGATGGTCCTCTTTTCTGTGGTCTGGAGCATGCAGCATCCATGTTTTCCAGAAAAATTTTAGAATTGTCTGACCACACAACTCTTTTCTTCTTTGCctatttctattttaaatgagctttggcccAAAGAAGACAGCAGCATATATGGTACGCATGCATGAACCATCAGTTGCTCCTGCTTTTTTCTCCATACttaaacttttctttctcttttactcttactttactttttctcttttacgTAATTCCCTCGGGGACTAATGAAGTATTATGATTCTGATTCAGTGTGTCTGGatcattcttcttctttgcatCATAcactatattattattttttacaaagACTTGTGAAACAGTGGGTTACTTTCAGCAGGTCCAAACttcgcttcaggtcccaaagtcaaactaacactgagagttacaaactgtctacaAACTTTCATCTTTAagaaaatgatcagtgtggctgctctaccaggtgtaacaattaagtttaacatccaggcatccatgaaaacagaatttatgaagtAACTGTGCaacaatttaattcaattcatcCAATTATGAATTCTCCTACTACTTAATATTCCATagtcagctgttagtggtattataacaatGCTGAAGTGAAGTCAGCCTTGAATTGAATACAGATCTGTTGCCAGTTGAACTAATAACTTGCTAAATTTTCCCGTAGTGGTTTCTTTTTTAGGACTACTTACTTTTCCACTAGTTTGTTCCCTCTCATTCAAATGAGCTAATGTTTTTCATGAGAGTTATAttgtctcagtttaaacatttggtatgttttctgtgttagaCAATGTGAATAAAAGTGAATAAAATACAGGTTTGTGAGAtgtgcaaatcattgcattctgttttatttacattttacactctCCCAACATTTTTGGAATTGGGAATGCAGATgttattaaaaatgtgttagCATAGCTACTGTATATAGTTTATACatatatcagaatcagaatactttattgatccctaggggaaattatgttggttacagtgctccagtacaaacagtaacaaaaacagacaattcAAGAAGTtagaaatagcacaatatatacaatatatacatacatataagtcacttactgataaatatctgaataagaaagaaagaaagaaagaaagaaagaaagaaagaagagcatGTGCAGAAAGGGTGTagctattgcagtgtttacagtctgttagatggaggagttgtacagggacgtggccacaggcaggaatggtttcctgtgtcgttcagtggtgctttttgttaatctcagtctctcactgaacgtgttcctgtgactgaccagcatgtcatggagtgggtgggaggtgttatccaacattgtctttatcttggacaacatctgcctctctGACACCACCTTAagagagtccagctccatccccacaacattactggccttgcagatcagtttattgagtctgttagCATCAGCAACCTTCAATCtactcccccagcatgcaacagcatagaggattgCACTGGCCAAGACAGAGCAACTGTAACAGGCCACATGCTGGTTGGCGCATGTGCACTGATATAATAGGAATTTTGggcttttatatttttatccatccATTGTTAAGTTCTTAGACACTTATTGGCAACATGATAGACAACAGGCATTGACTTCCTCTTCTCTTAAACTAAAACTGACAAATTACAGTTGTACCAGCTGTTTCTTTCATACTTTTATTGgccattttctcattttaaacatagattttgtttttaaataattagaTTCATGTTATGGGTATAACTCAgtttaaagtttctttttatgGAAAAGTGCAAAGGAGCTAGAGCTTCACTGGCACTTGGTTTTCATATATGCTTGAGAAATGAATGATCACTGTTCTGGTTCCAGCTAAAGACACAAATCCCCTGtagggttgtgtcaggaagggcatctgatGCAATATCAAAATGTGCAAACCTACCTGCCGTTAATGTGAGTTATAAGCTTTGATTCATGCCCTATTATCCTGCATTGTCTTATCTAACATTGCAGTTCTCTGAGCCACCAAGGTCACACGCTCTCTTCTTAGAAAGTGCACCACAATGAATTTACAGTGAATTCTTGTTAGGGTCTTTGTGTTGCAATATAAAACAACTGCTGTTTTGAATTGGtgatacataaataaaacttgaATAGAATTAAATTGACCGTGATGACgtaaaaaggaagaaaggaaaGCACGATGCATAAAAGTCGACACAGCCAAAGTCCTGTTATTTCTACACTCAGTTTCATATGTTGCTGCTTTTCTCACAACTAAGAAATGGCTTTATTACAGAAACATAATTACCCTGCGGGGGGGTTGCAAGTCAAAAATAGACACAAGCTGGTAATATTTGAAACATTCAGTGTCTACCAACAAGTTAACGAGTTAACTGAAGCTGGCTTATTGTTTATGGAAGTGAATTTTGATGGCTATTTTTGGAATGGTTGTGAATGATTAGCagtaggtggaaatgtctaagCCGTGGGCTGGAAGAAGGTCAGAAAGAAACTACAGAGtcataagaaaagaaaacagaaaaaaaaaacagacgtTTGTCAGCAGTCAGTTTCTTTAATATCTTGGTATACTTTGTGGATTTCTTGATgaacagaaataaatacatttagtaAGTGCAAAAAATGTCCTCATGCATAATGATCTGCAAATGcaatacaaacaaaggcatTGTGTCTTAATTAATCCACTTCTTAAACCAAACCTGTATCCTTGATTTGGACTGGGCACTATTGAGGTCTTCTAACAGTAATTCAGCTCAATTCAATTCGGTTTTATCTGCATACACTGAATCACAACAAGAGTTCATTCAAGgagctttttacattttacagtcaTTCAGAGAAAACAATCCCCCTATGAGAAACCACtttgcaacagtgggaaggaaaaactcccttcttAACacgaagaaacttccagcagaacccGGCGCAGGGGCAGCCAGCtgagggtgaggggagggagacagtataaaagagagccagagattaataataactaatggtTAAATGCTGAAtagtgtataaacacatagtgaattAAAAAAGATGAGTCATGAAGAAACGTAACACTGACATCTAGTTACAGTACTGCAAAAAAGCTCCTTTGGTTTATATTATGCTATGAAAATAGAAGGCAGATGCAATGACTGATAGAAATATGTGCAATCATACATGGAAATGCAGTTATACAAGTCGAAAGCAGAGATTGCTTGAAAGtcatctttattcttcaacacagtctgacCTTTATCCAACATTTCTTTAAATGGCTTTCATGCTGCCCCACACCATGAAAGTGCCCCCACTGTTTTTTACAAATGGCTGTAGAcgctcactgttgtacctctttTGTGACCTCGTACATACATTTTGACAACTTGGATTCCTCACCTTGTAGGACCCGTTGCTACTGATTTTAAgtccagtttattttaaatattgttttcagCAAACATTGTAAAACACTTTCACATTGTAATGTTTCTATGTATGAAACAACTAAAATGAAACATCTTATTACTCCATTCATTCAGCCATGTTTCAATGGGAAAGCAGGCTCATGTGGGGTTGAGGAGCTGCTTAAAGCACACAGCTGAGAGTTGTTTTCAGCAGTGCTTTGGCAATAAGCTAAATGATGACAGGAAGCTCAGAGGATCATCCATGACTGACTGTCTTTCAGTCACATCCTGTATCAGGTGCTGCGTTTCTTACTTACAACACAGCTTTGGACActgagaatagaatagaatagaatagaatagaatagaatagaatagaatagtccCAGCCACTGTGCAAAATGAAACTGTGGGTGGTCCACACCAACCCTGCATGGTGTAAAAATATAAGTAGTAGgacagcacaaacacatcagagGACAGGCAGCAAAGTGCTTGAAAGTAGTGCAAAGGACTTAGTCtgagtagtgtgtgtgtgtgtgtgtgtgtgtgtgtgtgtgtgtgtgtgtgtgtgtgtgtgtgtgtgtgtgtgtgtgtgtgtgtgtgatgggtGGGCAGAGGGCAGCCAATATTTTTTTGGGCGGTGTTAATGACCCTCGGTAcagccttcctgttctcagtAATGGCCCCTGTGTACCAAACACCAGCAGCAGGAGAGCATGCTCTCCACAGAGGAGCGGGCGAAGGCCAGCAGCAGCTCCTGGTCCAGGTTATTCTTCCTTAGGTCACGGAGGaagtgcagctgctgctgggccTTCCTTATCAGGGCACTTGCATTGTGGTTCCAGGTGAGCTCAGCAGATGTGGGTGGGGGTCACTATTGGGATTCTGATCTGCTACGATGGGTCACTGGAGTCATACAACTTCTTTATCTCAATAAATCGCATTCAGTTCTTTCAAGTGATCTCCTCTTATTGAAATTCTTTCACTAGACCCACAAAGAATTCCTTAACCTAGTTTCAACAGTTCCTTCCTACAATTTCATAGCTCACATCCATCCATGCtatatgtgctatataaatgtaaaatgtaatctTTAGAAGGAGACATGTGCATTAATATTATTATGGTATGTGCACACATCAGTTAAACATGGGCTAGTTGGCTGCATGCCTGTTGTCCACAAGAGTCCATAGTCTGGGTGAACATACTGTAGAGGCCTCGTGGACAACAGGCTTGTTGACCTGCTTGCTGTCTTTCACTGGTCAAAGACCACGTCTACCTGTTCTCTTTACATCATGCTAAGTTAGAGGTGTTTATATTTAATCATAAATGTGTAACTGTTGCtttttaagaaagaaagaactacTTACAACCGAGTGCTTTTTTtgttctattattttttttaaattgtattatttttggTGTTTGTCTGAAATCACAGTGATTTTTGATTAGTATTTATCCAGCAACCTCTAAAATATCCTGTTCATGTACCTAACCTGATGTTGACGGTTGTTTCAGTTTTGCTCTATAAAGCTGCAAACTTGGATATTTAATCATGCACAACATGAAGGTCAAATTTTCTTTCTTATGACTCTATTAgctttagtgtgtgtgtataaagaaacacaaaaagctaAGAGATTGAGAAAAGATATTTAACCATGATGTTTCATCATGTTTCTTCATCAAGCGTCTGCTAGTAATGAATCATACCCCATTGAGTGGCAGTGCCCAGTGACAGCACGTCATTACTGGGCGGGTCATACAGTCTACGGGTGCTTAAACACATGATTGCAACAGCAGCCAGTTTGAACCTTGTCCATACATGTAAGactaaaaaaatctgaaaaggaaaatgagaaTAAAATTAATTGTAGAAGCTGCCCGTCAAATTAGAATATATATAGTGAACActgaaaaacactaaaaaaacatTGCTTCCATTAACGTCTGTGCAATAAAATGTCCACTGAAAGAAGAGTTGTACGAGTTGAACAATGACATAAAACATATTGTCAGTTTTGTACAGTAGCTTAGCCATTTGACTGATATTAACCTGACTGAGCTTCCACTGCTGAAAATGGGCCAAGAGGCAGAAAAACCCTCCAATAATCAACAACTAAAGAAAGAACTAAAAATGGCTGGACAAAGTTTCTCAGCACAGCattaaaaaattgcattttatcTTTTATCATGTAACTATTGCATATAAGCCCCAAAATTAAAGCACAGTGGTTCATACAATATGTTTGTTTAGTTTCTTAGATGCTGAGAATGATGTTGGTGAAAAAACAAAGGCTCTAAATGCACGTCTTCTGTCTGACAGCATCACATCTGGCACATGTAGTATCTTTCTCTGTGTAACAAATTAGAAAAGTGCAAATTTCTTCCATAAAAACCATGTGAATTGTTCACTGCTGCCTGCGCCAATTTCATATGATAGCCCTCCAGCTGAGAACCTGGTGAAATGCCAATTAGCCTCCATCCACCTCCACACGGTGTGCTCAGCTTCATAGGGTCCAGGGCTAATCGCTCATCATTTACCCCTGGTACATGTCTGCAGGGAGGTGAGCTAGGGGCAGCGGTATGTGCACATGTGGCTCATCACTTCAGAACACATTAGTTTGACTGGGCTTAGCCAAACCTTAACCAAACTTTATTCTAATCTGGAGTTGATTTTATCTTGCATTTAAAAGTGCTTTAATACAAGTATTTTTCATACGCCACCTTAATTACCTAATACAGTTAAATGTCATTTACATCACttcaaaaatgcaaaatgttcAACACAAAATTTCGACTTGATAACCCACAATCAGGTCTGAGGGATTAGCACTGGTCTggtactaaaaaaaaccccaacaaacaaaacctgacattttgagttattatgttgaaaatttaaaataataaaccaGTACTTGTACCTGTGCTGTAAACATACTAACATCTATATTTGTGCCAATTCTATGTTTGGAATTCAGGTAGGTCTCGTGATATAATTACGACTATGgctcagaaataaaaatgaatgagctCAATTACTTGAAGAGTCACTAATATGGTATTTCCAAACCAACTAATCACCATGTACTGTACTTACAGGGCTGATAAAGTTAAGAAGTGATTGTAGGGGTCAGCTATCCAAATGCCAACTTCCAAAATCCTTTCTCATTTGTTCTTGAGTAATTACACATTTATAGCAAAGTGTGTTGCTGCGTATTGTCACAAAGTTACGGCAGTGAAAGCCAGATGTGATGTTCCATGTTGTGAGTAATTGAACTCTAAAATGAGGCTCTGACActgagcagcagagagagcTTCAGAGGAGTTTGAACGCCTACAGCAGTCAGGTTAGACTCTACTCCCACGTGTGGGAACATTAGTCACACCTCGTTAATTTCCCCAGCACTGATGACGGAATCAGGTCGCGTATAAAAGCTGCACCTGTCCACCGTTGGACAGCCAGTGGAGCAGAGACGGACTGAGTGCGCGTGCGTCAGCTGGTCCTCACAGAAAagagcaagaaaaacaaaagaaaatgagtTTGACTGTCTCTGTTTGCGGCGTGTCTCTGCTGTTACTGCTTCATTTCGTAGGAGCCAAACCCGTTTCTGACCTCCAGGTGAGTTTACCTGAGCTTTCAGTTGGTGCAAATGTCTCCTTTTATAATGATGAGTTATTTATTGCTGAATCTTTGCGGGTTAGTTTCTTAGCACTGTGCAGAAATGGCAACTTTATTCTAAAAGcatctttatttcatttctcCTCAGAGTTTCAAGCAGCTTTTAGAAGAGGAGATCAACGCCTCACCGTTACTCCCCGCAGACGAGACTGAGGTGGAGGGGAAAGACCTGCACACGGGCAAGTCGGTGTTCGGAGCACCAGAGGAACAGCCATGGGACTCCTCTGACCCTAGTAACTCCGCACTGGTGGCTAAACAGAACCTCCTTTCCCGCATCTTCAAAGATCTCGTGAGGACCTCCAAGCGCTCGTGGAGCCGGTATAAGAAGGGTGGGATGAGGAGCTGTTTCGGGGTCCGATTAGAGAGGATcggttccttcagtgggctgggaTGCTAAAGGTAAGAAGCAGAAACTTTCCGTTTAACGCTATTTGGAATAGTtgcaagacagaaaaaaagacaaacatagTTTCAAtgtctttcttttcattctgaGTAACAGAAACAATTTGCGCcattaaatgttacattttatgaataaatgcagttaaaatattgtcttgatgcagagGTATTTTGCGTTCATGTATAACTTGATATGATTTGTTAATATGAATATAAATCGATGGTAGAAGCAGTATTAAGGTCCCTATGTGGAAGATTTAAGTCACATcatattctatttatttatttttaataaattatcattATACATATAATTAATCAGATCAGATTT from the Pelmatolapia mariae isolate MD_Pm_ZW linkage group LG20, Pm_UMD_F_2, whole genome shotgun sequence genome contains:
- the nppal gene encoding natriuretic peptide A-like, which gives rise to MSLTVSVCGVSLLLLLHFVGAKPVSDLQSFKQLLEEEINASPLLPADETEVEGKDLHTGKSVFGAPEEQPWDSSDPSNSALVAKQNLLSRIFKDLVRTSKRSWSRYKKGGMRSCFGVRLERIGSFSGLGC